A stretch of the Streptomyces sp. WMMB303 genome encodes the following:
- the greA gene encoding transcription elongation factor GreA, translated as MTQTSDNVTWLTQEAYSQLKAELEYLSGPARTEISKKIEAAREEGDLRENGGYHAAKEEQGKQELRIRQLQQLLENAKVGEAPADDGVVEPGMVVKIAFDGDEDDTITFLLASREYASSEIETYSPQSPLGSGVMGKKVGQDAEYELPNGKMASVRIMEAKPYRS; from the coding sequence GTGACCCAGACCAGCGACAACGTCACCTGGCTGACCCAGGAGGCGTACTCCCAGCTCAAGGCCGAGCTGGAGTACCTGTCGGGTCCTGCACGCACCGAGATCTCCAAGAAGATCGAGGCGGCTCGCGAGGAGGGCGACCTCCGCGAGAACGGCGGGTACCACGCGGCCAAGGAGGAGCAGGGCAAGCAGGAGCTGCGTATCCGGCAGCTCCAGCAGCTCCTGGAGAACGCCAAGGTCGGTGAGGCTCCGGCGGACGACGGTGTGGTGGAGCCCGGCATGGTGGTCAAGATCGCCTTCGACGGTGACGAGGACGACACGATCACCTTCCTGCTGGCCTCACGCGAGTACGCCAGCTCCGAGATCGAGACCTACTCTCCGCAGTCGCCCCTGGGCTCCGGCGTGATGGGCAAGAAGGTCGGCCAGGACGCCGAGTACGAGCTGCCGAACGGCAAGATGGCCTCCGTCCGCATCATGGAGGCGAAGCCCTACCGGAGCTGA
- a CDS encoding DUF4307 domain-containing protein translates to MVDLRQQVPEGRYGRAAGRAAGGEARTDRRLKVTGGVLGALMLALITWFGVAYISGQQVSGELIKFKVVSDSAVQVHVEVRKEAGAAGVCTLRTRAEDGSEVGRKNAEFAAGASRVDEVVTVRTTARATSAELIGCQER, encoded by the coding sequence ATGGTCGACCTGCGCCAACAGGTCCCCGAGGGGCGGTACGGGCGTGCCGCGGGCCGTGCCGCGGGCGGGGAGGCGCGCACGGATCGTCGGCTGAAGGTCACCGGCGGTGTGCTGGGGGCGCTGATGCTCGCGCTGATCACCTGGTTCGGGGTCGCGTACATCTCCGGCCAGCAGGTGAGCGGAGAGTTGATCAAGTTCAAGGTGGTCTCCGACAGCGCGGTGCAGGTCCACGTGGAGGTGCGCAAGGAGGCCGGGGCCGCGGGCGTGTGCACGCTGCGCACCCGTGCGGAGGACGGCAGCGAGGTCGGCCGCAAGAACGCGGAGTTCGCCGCGGGGGCTTCCCGGGTGGACGAGGTCGTCACCGTGCGTACCACGGCGCGCGCCACGAGTGCCGAGCTGATCGGCTGCCAGGAGCGCTGA
- the mca gene encoding mycothiol conjugate amidase Mca, which produces MTEQLRLMAVHAHPDDESSKGAATMAKYVDEGVDVLVATCTGGERGSILNPKLQGDTYVEEHIHEVRRKEMDEAREILGVKQAWLGFVDSGLPEGDPLPPLPEGCFALQEVDEAAGALVRLIREFRPQVITTYDENGGYPHPDHIMTHKISMVAFEHAADTEKYPEEAFGPAWQPQKLYYNQGFNRQRTEAMHQAMLDRGLESPYTQWLERWEKMGIKEREITTFVPCGDFFEIRDKALIAHATQIDPDGGWFRVPMDIQREVWPTEEYELAKSRVETSLPEHDLFAGIREN; this is translated from the coding sequence GTGACTGAGCAACTGCGACTGATGGCCGTGCACGCACACCCCGACGACGAGTCGAGCAAGGGTGCGGCCACCATGGCGAAGTACGTCGACGAGGGGGTGGACGTGCTCGTCGCGACGTGCACGGGGGGCGAGCGGGGCTCCATCCTCAACCCGAAGCTCCAGGGCGACACCTACGTCGAGGAGCACATCCACGAGGTACGCCGCAAGGAGATGGACGAGGCCCGGGAGATCCTGGGCGTGAAGCAGGCGTGGCTCGGCTTCGTCGACTCGGGCCTGCCCGAGGGCGACCCGCTGCCGCCGCTGCCCGAGGGCTGCTTCGCCCTCCAGGAGGTGGACGAGGCCGCCGGAGCGCTGGTGCGGCTCATCCGCGAGTTCCGCCCCCAGGTGATCACCACCTACGACGAGAACGGCGGCTACCCGCACCCCGACCACATCATGACCCACAAGATCTCGATGGTCGCCTTCGAGCACGCGGCGGACACCGAGAAGTACCCCGAGGAGGCGTTCGGCCCGGCGTGGCAGCCGCAGAAGCTCTACTACAACCAGGGCTTCAACCGGCAGCGCACCGAGGCGATGCACCAGGCGATGCTGGACCGCGGCCTGGAGTCGCCCTACACCCAGTGGCTGGAGCGCTGGGAGAAGATGGGGATCAAGGAACGCGAGATCACCACCTTCGTACCCTGCGGCGACTTCTTCGAGATCCGCGACAAGGCACTGATCGCGCACGCCACCCAGATCGATCCGGACGGCGGCTGGTTCCGCGTCCCGATGGACATCCAGCGGGAGGTCTGGCCGACCGAGGAGTACGAGTTGGCGAAGTCCCGCGTGGAGACCTCGCTCCCCGAGCACGACCTCTTCGCGGGCATCCGCGAGAATTGA
- the msrA gene encoding peptide-methionine (S)-S-oxide reductase MsrA, producing the protein MLFGRFKNRVPTPEEALQGRPEPEYAVPGRHTVLGTALQGPYPEGLEIADFGMGCFWGAERVFWTTDGVWTTLVGYQGGSTPNPTYEEVCSGLTGHTEAVRVVYDPAKVSYETLLKRFWESHDPTQGFRQGNDTGTQYRSAIYTHSPAQATTAEASRNAYQQVLTGSGHGGITTEILPAEGRPFYPAEGYHQQYLDKNPAGYCGIGGTGVSCPIGLAPSGE; encoded by the coding sequence ATGCTGTTCGGCAGGTTCAAGAACCGCGTCCCCACCCCCGAGGAAGCCCTCCAGGGCCGCCCCGAGCCGGAGTACGCGGTACCCGGGCGCCACACCGTGCTCGGCACGGCGCTCCAGGGCCCGTACCCGGAGGGTCTGGAGATCGCCGACTTCGGCATGGGCTGCTTCTGGGGCGCCGAGCGCGTCTTCTGGACGACGGACGGCGTCTGGACGACCCTCGTCGGCTATCAGGGCGGATCCACCCCGAACCCCACCTACGAGGAGGTCTGCTCGGGCCTGACCGGGCACACCGAGGCGGTACGCGTCGTGTACGACCCGGCGAAGGTCTCCTACGAGACGCTGCTCAAGCGCTTCTGGGAGTCCCACGACCCCACCCAGGGCTTCCGCCAGGGCAACGACACCGGCACCCAGTACCGCTCGGCGATCTACACTCACTCCCCCGCGCAGGCCACCACCGCCGAAGCCTCCCGGAACGCCTACCAGCAGGTCCTCACCGGCTCCGGACACGGCGGGATCACCACCGAGATCCTCCCCGCCGAGGGCCGCCCCTTCTACCCCGCCGAGGGCTACCACCAGCAGTACCTCGACAAGAACCCGGCCGGCTACTGCGGCATCGGCGGCACGGGCGTCAGCTGCCCGATCGGGCTGGCCCCGTCGGGCGAGTGA